In Paenibacillus sp. 1781tsa1, one DNA window encodes the following:
- the adhE gene encoding bifunctional acetaldehyde-CoA/alcohol dehydrogenase, whose translation MAVKNEVAPAKEPTAGQYIQTLIDKANKAHAAFMKMDQKQIDRIVQAMALAGLDKHMMLAKMAVEETGRGVYEDKITKNIFATEYVYHSIKYDKTVGVIEDNEYESFQKIAEPVGIIMGITPVTNPTSTTMFKALISIKTRNPIIFGFHPSAQNCSREAAKILLEAAVKHGAPADCIQWIDDPSMDRTNELMNHNDVALILATGGSGMVRAAYSCGKPALGVGPGNVPCFIEKSADINQAVTDLILSKSFDNGMICASEQAVIIEEPIFDQVKKKMIANGCYFVNKDEAAKLTAGAINAEKCAVNPAIVGQSAVSIAKMCGIEVPAGTKILVAEIEGVGTKFPLSAEKLSPVLACYKVKTAAEGIERAAEVVAFGGMGHSSVIHSTNEEVIGKFADRLQTGRIIVNSPSTHGAIGDIYNTNMPSLTLGCGSYGRNSTSSNVTAVNLINVKRVARRTVNMQWFKVPNKVYFEKGATQYLAKMPDITRVAIITDAMMVKLGYVEKVEHYLRQRQMPVAIEVFSDVEPDPSTTTVDRGTEMMRRFQPDCIIALGGGSPMDAAKAMWLFYEYPDTDFNDLKQKFMDIRKRIYKYPRLGVKAKFVAIPTTSGTGSEVTSFAVITDKNQGNTKYPLADYELTPDVAIVDPEFVYSLPRTAVADTGMDVLTHAIEAYVSVMANDYTDGLAIKAIQLVFQYLEQSALQGDKLAREKMHNASTIAGMAFANAFLGINHSLAHKWGGQYHTAHGRTNAILMPHVIRYNAKKPTKFASFPKYSHFVADERYAEIARILGLPARTTEEGVTSLINAIRKLNKTLGIEESFQEIGFDAKDFEAHVDYLADRAFEDQCTTANPKLPLVTELADVYRNAFYGKFE comes from the coding sequence ATGGCTGTAAAGAACGAAGTCGCCCCAGCAAAAGAACCGACAGCAGGTCAGTATATTCAAACGTTAATCGACAAAGCGAATAAAGCACACGCCGCATTCATGAAAATGGACCAGAAGCAGATTGACCGGATTGTGCAAGCCATGGCGCTTGCGGGTCTGGATAAACACATGATGCTCGCCAAGATGGCTGTAGAAGAAACAGGCCGCGGAGTGTATGAGGATAAAATCACCAAAAATATATTTGCAACAGAATATGTGTACCACAGCATCAAGTATGACAAAACCGTAGGTGTGATTGAAGATAACGAATATGAGAGCTTCCAGAAAATTGCGGAGCCAGTCGGCATCATCATGGGGATTACACCAGTAACCAATCCAACATCAACAACGATGTTTAAGGCACTGATTTCCATCAAGACGCGTAACCCGATCATCTTTGGTTTCCACCCATCTGCACAGAATTGTAGCCGGGAAGCTGCCAAAATCCTGCTAGAAGCGGCTGTGAAACATGGTGCACCAGCAGACTGTATTCAATGGATTGATGATCCTTCCATGGATCGTACGAACGAACTGATGAATCATAATGATGTGGCTCTCATTCTGGCAACAGGCGGATCAGGCATGGTACGTGCAGCGTACAGCTGTGGTAAACCCGCACTGGGCGTAGGACCGGGTAACGTTCCTTGCTTTATCGAGAAAAGTGCGGATATCAATCAGGCAGTGACGGATTTGATCCTGTCCAAATCCTTCGACAACGGTATGATCTGTGCTTCCGAGCAAGCGGTCATCATTGAAGAACCGATCTTTGATCAAGTGAAGAAAAAAATGATTGCGAATGGCTGTTACTTTGTTAACAAAGATGAAGCAGCAAAATTGACAGCAGGTGCAATTAATGCCGAGAAATGTGCAGTGAACCCGGCGATTGTTGGTCAATCTGCGGTGAGCATTGCGAAGATGTGCGGTATTGAAGTTCCAGCAGGCACCAAAATTCTTGTAGCCGAGATTGAAGGGGTAGGTACCAAATTCCCATTGTCGGCAGAGAAATTAAGTCCAGTACTGGCTTGTTACAAAGTTAAAACGGCAGCAGAGGGAATTGAACGTGCAGCAGAAGTGGTTGCTTTTGGCGGCATGGGTCACTCCTCGGTTATCCACTCAACGAATGAAGAAGTAATCGGAAAATTCGCAGATCGTCTGCAAACTGGACGGATTATTGTGAATTCACCATCTACACACGGTGCCATCGGGGATATCTACAACACGAATATGCCATCATTGACGCTGGGATGCGGATCATATGGACGTAACTCGACTTCTTCCAACGTAACCGCAGTGAACTTAATCAATGTGAAAAGGGTGGCTCGCCGTACCGTGAATATGCAATGGTTCAAAGTGCCGAACAAAGTCTACTTCGAAAAAGGGGCAACGCAGTATCTTGCCAAAATGCCTGACATCACACGTGTAGCGATTATTACGGATGCCATGATGGTGAAACTTGGATATGTTGAAAAGGTAGAACACTATCTGCGTCAACGCCAAATGCCAGTAGCGATCGAAGTATTCTCCGATGTTGAGCCAGATCCATCCACAACAACGGTAGATCGCGGTACCGAAATGATGCGCCGCTTCCAGCCAGACTGCATTATCGCACTCGGCGGTGGATCACCGATGGATGCTGCGAAAGCGATGTGGTTGTTCTATGAATATCCGGACACGGACTTTAACGATCTGAAACAAAAATTCATGGATATCCGCAAACGGATCTACAAATATCCACGTCTCGGCGTAAAAGCGAAATTTGTAGCGATTCCAACGACATCCGGTACAGGTTCAGAAGTAACATCGTTCGCAGTTATTACAGATAAAAATCAAGGTAACACCAAATATCCGTTGGCCGACTATGAACTGACACCAGACGTAGCGATTGTCGATCCGGAATTCGTATACTCCCTGCCTAGAACAGCCGTTGCCGATACAGGTATGGACGTACTGACTCATGCGATTGAAGCTTATGTATCTGTTATGGCCAACGATTACACGGATGGACTTGCGATCAAAGCAATCCAACTGGTATTCCAATACCTGGAGCAATCTGCGCTGCAAGGCGACAAACTGGCACGTGAGAAAATGCATAATGCTTCCACCATTGCCGGTATGGCGTTTGCCAACGCATTCCTGGGCATTAACCACAGCTTGGCGCACAAATGGGGCGGTCAGTACCACACCGCACACGGACGCACCAACGCAATCCTGATGCCGCACGTCATTCGTTACAACGCGAAAAAACCGACCAAATTTGCATCGTTCCCGAAATATTCGCACTTTGTAGCGGATGAGCGGTATGCCGAAATTGCCCGGATTCTGGGATTGCCTGCACGTACAACAGAAGAAGGCGTAACCAGTCTTATCAATGCCATTCGCAAACTGAACAAAACATTGGGCATTGAAGAATCGTTCCAGGAAATCGGATTTGATGCCAAAGACTTTGAAGCACATGTCGATTATCTGGCTGACCGTGCCTTCGAAGATCAATGTACAACCGCCAATCCGAAGTTACCGCTGGTAACTGAACTGGCTGATGTGTACCGCAACGCTTTCTACGGAAAGTTTGAATAA
- a CDS encoding Crp/Fnr family transcriptional regulator yields the protein MIELTTVLEKRGNTNCFSEANFNHLLVTMKDRTYPEGTHLYWEGDVSDKLYYMKRGRAQITKSTDEGKELIMYMYQSGDMIGQADPFFGSKHSFSAEVLEDSEIGVLEHKDLEMLICQHCDFAIDFMKWMGIHHRLTQTKFRDLMLYGKPGALCSTLIRLSNSYGEPHGEHVIIHKKITHTDLSNMIGATRESVNRMLSDLRKKDAIEYDNGMIVIKDLKMLQGICHCELCPNEICRI from the coding sequence ATGATAGAACTAACTACTGTACTGGAAAAACGCGGCAATACCAACTGTTTCTCGGAAGCGAATTTCAACCATCTGCTGGTTACCATGAAAGATAGAACCTATCCGGAAGGTACACATCTGTACTGGGAAGGAGACGTCTCTGACAAACTTTATTATATGAAACGGGGCCGTGCCCAGATCACCAAATCCACGGATGAAGGCAAGGAATTGATCATGTACATGTATCAGTCCGGTGATATGATTGGGCAGGCTGATCCGTTCTTCGGATCGAAACACAGCTTCTCGGCGGAAGTGCTGGAGGATAGTGAGATTGGTGTACTGGAGCATAAAGACCTGGAGATGCTGATCTGCCAACACTGTGACTTTGCGATCGACTTTATGAAATGGATGGGCATCCACCATCGGTTGACACAGACGAAGTTCCGGGATCTCATGTTATATGGCAAACCGGGTGCCCTCTGCTCCACCCTCATTCGGTTGTCGAATTCGTATGGTGAGCCTCATGGTGAGCATGTCATTATTCACAAAAAAATTACCCACACGGACCTGTCTAATATGATTGGAGCCACCCGTGAAAGTGTAAACCGCATGTTAAGCGATCTGCGCAAGAAAGATGCGATTGAATATGATAATGGCATGATTGTCATCAAAGATCTGAAGATGCTGCAAGGGATCTGTCACTGTGAACTTTGCCCGAACGAGATCTGTCGTATCTAA
- a CDS encoding helix-turn-helix domain-containing protein yields MCPRFETAFSFLGKRWNGLIIQTLMSGSKRFKDISNLIPSMSDKMLSERMKDLEGEGILVRHVYPETPVRIEYELTDKGRALQPVMNQIQDWAEKWVD; encoded by the coding sequence ATGTGTCCGCGTTTTGAGACGGCGTTTTCTTTTTTGGGCAAACGCTGGAATGGTTTAATTATTCAAACGTTGATGAGTGGTTCGAAGCGATTCAAGGATATCTCCAATCTGATTCCATCTATGAGTGATAAGATGTTATCCGAACGGATGAAAGATCTGGAGGGTGAAGGTATTCTGGTTCGTCACGTCTATCCTGAGACGCCGGTTCGTATTGAATATGAACTGACGGATAAAGGTAGAGCACTCCAGCCTGTCATGAATCAAATTCAAGATTGGGCTGAGAAGTGGGTTGACTAA
- a CDS encoding ThuA domain-containing protein, whose translation MINVTIWNEFVHEKIHDEVREVYPDGLHRALADGLGGEGFAIRTATLDQPEHGLSDEVLNSTDVLIWWGHMAHDRVSDEISQKVAERVLNGMGMIVLHSGHFSKPFKALMGTSCDLKWRVADEQEIVWCVNPSHPIADGIEGKIVLEKEEMYGEFFDIPVPDELVFVSNFQGGEVFRSGCTFRRGEGKIFYFRPGHETYPTYYKPEILRVISNAVKWAYPARSFKPEFGKSEPVRPFGGVLV comes from the coding sequence ATGATCAACGTCACCATTTGGAATGAATTTGTCCATGAGAAAATTCACGATGAAGTAAGGGAAGTCTACCCGGATGGTCTGCATCGAGCACTGGCTGACGGACTTGGCGGCGAAGGCTTTGCTATTCGTACGGCTACACTGGATCAGCCTGAACACGGATTAAGTGATGAAGTGCTGAATTCCACAGATGTGCTTATATGGTGGGGACATATGGCACATGATCGCGTAAGCGATGAGATCTCACAGAAGGTCGCGGAGCGAGTGCTGAACGGGATGGGAATGATTGTGCTCCATTCAGGTCATTTCTCCAAACCATTCAAAGCACTGATGGGAACCAGCTGTGATCTGAAGTGGCGTGTAGCTGACGAGCAGGAAATTGTATGGTGTGTTAACCCATCTCATCCGATTGCGGATGGCATCGAGGGCAAAATTGTGCTGGAAAAAGAAGAGATGTACGGCGAATTCTTCGATATTCCAGTACCGGATGAACTGGTGTTTGTGAGCAACTTCCAAGGTGGAGAAGTATTCCGGAGTGGATGTACGTTCCGGCGTGGTGAAGGTAAAATCTTTTATTTCCGACCAGGTCATGAGACGTATCCGACCTATTACAAGCCGGAAATATTAAGAGTGATCAGCAATGCTGTAAAATGGGCATATCCTGCCCGCAGCTTTAAGCCGGAATTTGGCAAGAGTGAACCTGTAAGACCATTTGGTGGCGTGCTGGTTTAA
- a CDS encoding sugar phosphate isomerase/epimerase, with the protein MKLGVFLVLFGGRKLEDALDYVASKGLKAVEIGTGGHPGNAHCKPDELLSNPTALKNFKNAVESRGLTISALSCHGNPLHPQKDIAKGFHDDFVKTVELAEKLEVPVVNTFSGCPGDHEDAKYPNWPVAPWPNDFQEVLKWQWENKVIPYWTEWGKFAADRNVKVGLELHGGFSVHTPATLLRLREAAGEVIGANLDPSHMWWQGIDPVQAIHILGREGAIHHFHAKDTTIDPVNVNKHGVTDMQDYTNMLDRAWQFRSVGYGHDNKTWADIISALRLVGYDYVVSIEHEDGLMSVEEGFSKAVQNLQQVLIEEPLGDMWWV; encoded by the coding sequence TTGAAACTCGGCGTATTTTTGGTACTATTCGGAGGACGTAAATTGGAGGATGCTCTTGATTATGTAGCATCCAAGGGATTAAAAGCAGTAGAGATCGGAACAGGCGGACATCCAGGCAATGCACATTGTAAGCCGGATGAATTGTTAAGCAATCCTACAGCACTTAAAAACTTCAAAAACGCAGTGGAATCGCGCGGTTTGACGATTAGTGCATTGAGCTGTCACGGTAACCCGCTTCATCCGCAAAAGGATATTGCGAAGGGATTCCATGATGATTTTGTTAAAACGGTAGAACTGGCTGAGAAGCTGGAAGTACCTGTAGTGAATACATTTTCCGGTTGTCCGGGAGACCATGAGGATGCCAAATATCCGAACTGGCCTGTTGCACCATGGCCGAATGACTTCCAGGAGGTCCTGAAGTGGCAGTGGGAGAACAAAGTTATCCCGTATTGGACAGAGTGGGGTAAATTTGCAGCAGATCGTAATGTAAAAGTTGGATTGGAACTGCACGGTGGATTCTCCGTTCATACACCAGCAACCTTGCTAAGACTTCGTGAGGCAGCAGGTGAAGTAATCGGAGCCAATCTGGACCCAAGTCACATGTGGTGGCAAGGTATTGATCCGGTTCAGGCCATTCACATCTTGGGACGTGAAGGAGCCATCCATCACTTCCATGCCAAAGATACAACGATTGATCCGGTAAACGTGAACAAACACGGTGTAACGGATATGCAGGACTATACGAATATGCTGGATCGGGCTTGGCAGTTCCGCTCGGTCGGTTATGGACATGATAACAAGACATGGGCAGACATTATTAGTGCTTTGCGCCTGGTCGGATATGATTACGTAGTAAGTATTGAACACGAAGACGGTCTGATGTCGGTTGAAGAAGGATTCTCTAAAGCCGTACAAAATCTCCAGCAAGTATTGATTGAAGAACCGCTGGGCGATATGTGGTGGGTTTAG
- a CDS encoding Gfo/Idh/MocA family protein — protein sequence MEKMKAGIIGCGNISAIYLENLKNNPVIEVVAVADLIRERAQERADEFNIANVYNVDELLQNNEIELVLNLTVPGSHAMTDLAALEAGKHVYAEKPLAISLEDGRKVVELAEEKGLYVGSAPDTFLGSGIQTARKAIEDGLIGKPIAATSFFMGGGPEAWHPNPEFFYVAGGGPMFDMGPYYLTALVTLLGPIRRISASAGIQIADRKIGSGPKEGTALQVETPTHLAGTIDFAEGAIATMITSFDIRGASDLPRIEIYGTEGTLSVPDPNYFNGEVKVRRYGQDTWETVKPVFESGQNERGIGVTEMVESIRAGREHKASGKLAYHVLEAMHSFQRSSLEGKHIHLESSYDSFAVTRTVQTEIESVESL from the coding sequence GTGGAGAAAATGAAAGCAGGCATCATCGGGTGTGGTAACATCAGCGCCATCTACTTGGAAAATCTCAAAAACAACCCGGTCATTGAAGTCGTGGCTGTTGCGGATTTGATTCGTGAACGCGCTCAGGAACGGGCAGATGAATTTAATATCGCAAACGTTTACAATGTAGATGAGTTGCTGCAAAATAACGAAATTGAACTTGTGTTGAACCTTACGGTTCCTGGCAGTCATGCCATGACCGATCTGGCTGCACTCGAAGCAGGCAAACATGTGTATGCCGAGAAGCCGCTGGCAATTTCTCTTGAAGATGGTCGCAAGGTTGTTGAGTTGGCTGAGGAAAAGGGATTGTATGTTGGTTCTGCACCGGATACGTTCCTTGGTTCAGGCATTCAAACGGCTCGTAAAGCCATTGAGGATGGGCTGATTGGCAAGCCGATTGCAGCGACTTCATTCTTCATGGGTGGAGGACCGGAAGCTTGGCATCCTAATCCGGAGTTCTTTTATGTTGCAGGTGGTGGACCGATGTTTGATATGGGACCGTACTACCTGACCGCTCTGGTTACGCTGCTAGGACCGATACGCAGAATTAGCGCCTCGGCAGGCATACAGATCGCAGATCGCAAGATTGGCTCCGGGCCGAAGGAAGGTACAGCGCTGCAAGTAGAAACGCCTACCCACTTGGCAGGAACCATTGATTTCGCAGAAGGTGCCATTGCGACCATGATTACCAGTTTCGATATTCGCGGAGCTTCGGATCTGCCACGTATTGAAATCTACGGTACAGAAGGTACGCTCAGTGTACCGGACCCCAACTATTTTAACGGGGAAGTGAAGGTTCGCAGATACGGTCAAGACACTTGGGAGACGGTCAAACCAGTCTTCGAAAGTGGACAAAACGAACGAGGCATCGGCGTAACCGAAATGGTCGAATCCATTCGTGCCGGACGCGAACACAAAGCCAGTGGCAAGCTTGCTTATCACGTACTGGAAGCCATGCATTCATTCCAGCGTTCTTCACTTGAAGGCAAGCACATACATCTGGAGAGCAGCTATGACTCTTTCGCAGTAACTCGCACAGTTCAAACTGAGATTGAAAGCGTGGAATCGCTCTAG
- a CDS encoding AraC family transcriptional regulator: MPTDQSCQVLTAGFSFHRKPYAMVQPEGVKNYLLRLQTDGRCRARIDGDMSLVDAGDLLLFDPDEPYELRIDNETNPMGERLVESGDYHIFFNGSWVDEWWKRHKRPTRIKVELTESLLVLFRQLVLEQRRISNPYPEISSYYMRILCLEVDRLLAEHPTITNTNYVAYEIKNYIEENASSLFKLDDVATHIGISVSRGVHLFKEAFGKSIMQYTLDVRLNMARERIIFSPMTLEQVSESSGFNNYTYFHRVFRSRFGMSPKEFRVIHREQM; this comes from the coding sequence ATGCCGACAGATCAATCCTGCCAAGTTCTTACAGCAGGCTTTTCATTTCATCGCAAACCCTACGCTATGGTGCAGCCTGAAGGGGTCAAGAACTACCTGTTAAGACTGCAAACAGACGGACGTTGCCGTGCACGCATTGACGGGGACATGTCCCTGGTGGATGCGGGCGATCTGCTTCTTTTTGATCCTGATGAGCCCTATGAGCTGAGAATAGACAATGAAACCAATCCCATGGGAGAACGACTGGTGGAGAGTGGCGACTATCACATCTTCTTCAATGGTTCCTGGGTGGATGAGTGGTGGAAACGTCACAAACGGCCAACCCGGATCAAAGTCGAATTGACGGAAAGTCTCTTGGTCCTGTTTCGACAGCTCGTACTGGAGCAGCGCCGCATCTCCAATCCTTATCCGGAAATTTCAAGTTATTATATGCGAATTCTATGTCTCGAAGTGGATCGTTTGCTTGCGGAGCATCCAACGATAACCAACACCAATTATGTGGCTTATGAGATCAAGAACTACATTGAAGAAAACGCTTCCTCTTTATTCAAGCTGGATGATGTGGCTACACATATTGGCATCAGTGTCTCACGAGGTGTTCATCTCTTCAAAGAAGCGTTTGGCAAAAGCATCATGCAATACACGCTTGACGTACGGCTGAACATGGCCAGGGAACGGATTATTTTCAGCCCAATGACCCTGGAGCAAGTGTCTGAGTCTTCCGGCTTTAACAACTATACCTATTTCCATCGGGTATTCCGTTCCCGGTTCGGCATGTCCCCGAAGGAATTCCGCGTCATTCACCGGGAACAGATGTAA
- a CDS encoding Gfo/Idh/MocA family protein — METTQRKRVAMIGLGEIARKVYLPLLTAHPNVEIVGIMNRSPEPVKAVQEAYRLERGTTDLKELLSWDLDAVFVHTATEAHFDIVMQCLEQGLAVYVDKPLSYTLRESEEMTAFAEAQGLLLAVGFNRRFAPMYQKAKQWMEGGKGFDSLTVTKHRTGIQDRPAAETIYDDLIHMLDLMLWYSDHNVELLHQWIRKNDLDRLLHATGTAKLGRTAYGRFDMVREAGADLEKIELHGGGRSVEVVNMDTISYLEQGSLETKETFGSWDTVLARRGFSGAVDNFLACLDSPDDCLISASHVMDSHELAEQLIRK; from the coding sequence ATGGAAACAACCCAACGTAAACGAGTTGCAATGATCGGCCTCGGCGAGATTGCACGTAAAGTATATTTGCCGCTGTTAACAGCTCATCCGAACGTGGAGATTGTAGGCATTATGAACCGATCTCCGGAACCGGTCAAAGCCGTTCAGGAGGCGTATCGATTAGAACGGGGAACAACGGATCTGAAAGAACTGTTGTCCTGGGATCTGGATGCGGTGTTTGTACATACAGCAACGGAAGCGCACTTTGACATTGTCATGCAATGTCTGGAACAGGGATTAGCCGTGTACGTAGACAAGCCTTTATCCTATACGCTTCGGGAGTCGGAAGAGATGACTGCTTTTGCCGAGGCACAAGGTCTGTTGCTGGCCGTGGGCTTCAACCGCAGATTCGCACCGATGTATCAAAAAGCGAAACAATGGATGGAGGGTGGAAAAGGCTTCGACTCTCTTACAGTGACCAAACATCGTACAGGCATTCAGGATCGTCCTGCGGCAGAAACCATCTATGATGATCTCATCCATATGCTGGATCTGATGTTGTGGTACTCGGATCATAATGTGGAGCTGCTTCATCAATGGATTCGGAAGAATGATCTGGACCGATTACTGCATGCAACCGGAACGGCCAAGCTGGGCAGAACAGCCTACGGTCGATTCGATATGGTGCGTGAAGCTGGGGCAGATCTGGAGAAGATCGAATTGCATGGTGGTGGACGTTCTGTTGAAGTGGTGAACATGGACACGATCAGCTACCTGGAACAGGGGAGTCTGGAAACCAAAGAAACGTTCGGGAGCTGGGACACCGTGTTAGCACGCAGAGGTTTTAGCGGAGCAGTTGATAATTTCCTGGCTTGTCTGGACTCGCCTGATGATTGCCTGATCAGTGCAAGTCATGTCATGGACAGTCATGAACTGGCTGAACAATTGATTCGCAAATAG
- a CDS encoding TVP38/TMEM64 family protein, which yields MRKWLWLLLYVLLAGVTFIYRYELLAWTDLHQSIPLLLAMATLFALVPVIPYKFVIIAFGYSYGTTTAAWICWLGTTLAAMLVYGGARTIFRHQARSYLERIRGLNRFTTWMEAHPFMGVMSMRLLPIVPQMAVNIYAGITYTPFWIFMVATAIGKMPAIFVFAYAGAQAETSIWLSLAILAGYLVFMAIVLLLFRFRSRNKA from the coding sequence TTGCGAAAATGGTTATGGCTTCTGTTATATGTTTTACTTGCAGGAGTCACGTTTATTTACAGATATGAACTGCTGGCCTGGACCGATCTCCATCAATCCATCCCGCTGTTACTTGCCATGGCAACATTGTTTGCTCTTGTGCCTGTGATTCCTTATAAGTTTGTTATTATCGCCTTTGGTTACAGCTACGGTACCACCACGGCAGCCTGGATATGCTGGCTTGGCACCACACTTGCAGCCATGCTCGTTTATGGCGGAGCAAGAACCATTTTCAGACATCAGGCGAGATCGTACCTCGAACGCATTCGGGGTCTGAACCGTTTTACCACATGGATGGAGGCACATCCGTTCATGGGTGTCATGTCGATGAGACTGTTGCCGATCGTGCCTCAGATGGCCGTTAATATTTACGCAGGTATAACGTACACGCCATTCTGGATCTTTATGGTTGCCACGGCCATTGGCAAAATGCCAGCGATTTTTGTATTTGCCTATGCAGGTGCACAAGCTGAAACTTCAATCTGGCTGAGCCTGGCCATCCTTGCCGGATATCTGGTGTTCATGGCCATTGTATTGCTATTATTTCGCTTTCGGTCACGCAACAAAGCCTGA
- the msrA gene encoding peptide-methionine (S)-S-oxide reductase MsrA, which produces MEQHSNELATFAGGCFWCMVSPFEELPGIHKIVSGYTGGTTENPTYEEVCSETTGHVEAVQITFDPAIFPYKKLVELFWQQIDPTDTGGQFHDRGSSYQTAIFYHSEEQRQIAEASKAELGQSGRFDKPIFTPILPAKPFYEAEEHHQNYHRKNPAHYKRYSKGSGRVDFIERNWSGNVDKDGLKERLTPLQYEVTQNSATEPAFHNEFWDHHGDGIYVDIVSGEPLFSSTDKYDSGCGWPSFTRPLRDHNVKEKTDLSHFMIRTEVRSREGDSHLGHLFNDGPAEAGGMRYCINSAALRFVPKEDLQKEGYGEYAVLFQ; this is translated from the coding sequence ATGGAACAACATTCAAATGAGTTAGCAACTTTTGCAGGCGGATGCTTCTGGTGTATGGTATCCCCCTTTGAAGAACTGCCCGGTATTCACAAGATCGTATCGGGTTATACAGGAGGAACTACCGAGAATCCAACATATGAAGAGGTCTGCTCGGAGACAACAGGACATGTAGAGGCTGTGCAAATTACGTTTGACCCTGCCATCTTCCCTTATAAGAAACTGGTTGAACTGTTCTGGCAGCAGATTGATCCTACGGATACAGGCGGGCAATTCCATGACCGCGGATCTTCCTACCAGACGGCCATCTTCTATCACAGCGAAGAACAGCGCCAGATTGCGGAAGCTTCCAAAGCAGAGCTGGGACAAAGCGGACGTTTTGACAAACCAATCTTCACCCCGATCTTGCCAGCCAAACCGTTTTATGAAGCGGAAGAACATCATCAAAATTATCACCGGAAGAACCCTGCCCATTACAAACGCTACAGCAAAGGTTCTGGACGTGTAGATTTCATCGAACGCAACTGGTCCGGTAACGTGGATAAAGACGGACTGAAAGAGCGCCTGACGCCGCTTCAATATGAAGTTACGCAGAACAGCGCAACCGAGCCTGCATTCCATAACGAATTCTGGGATCACCACGGTGATGGTATCTATGTGGACATCGTATCTGGCGAGCCATTGTTCAGTTCTACCGACAAATACGATTCCGGCTGCGGCTGGCCGAGCTTCACACGTCCATTGCGTGACCACAACGTGAAGGAAAAAACCGATCTCAGCCACTTCATGATTCGTACCGAAGTGAGAAGTCGTGAGGGGGATTCCCATCTGGGTCACCTGTTCAACGATGGTCCTGCCGAAGCAGGTGGAATGCGTTATTGCATCAACTCTGCGGCCCTTCGTTTTGTACCCAAAGAAGACTTGCAAAAAGAAGGATACGGTGAGTACGCCGTCCTTTTCCAATAA